Proteins encoded within one genomic window of Cyprinus carpio isolate SPL01 chromosome A15, ASM1834038v1, whole genome shotgun sequence:
- the LOC109104517 gene encoding somatostatin-2-like — protein sequence MRLCEPQCYLALLGLSLVLCGRSANSQLEPELDFHHRRLLQRASATGQATQDWSKKDVEKLISLLSIPEMEMRERRLSTAGKSEDGRMEQERSAETTNHLPTRVRKEGCKNFYWKGFTSC from the exons ATGAGACTGTGTGAGCCGCAGTGTTATTTGGCCCTGTTGGGTCTGTCCCTTGTGCTATGTGGTCGCAGTGCTAATTCACAGCTAGAACCGGAACTGGACTTCCACCATCGCAGACTTCTGCAGAGAGCAAGTGCGACTGGACAGGCTACACAA GACTGGTCAAAGAAAGACGTGGAGAAACTAATTTCCCTGCTTTCCATCCCCGAAATGGAGATGCGCGAGAGACGCCTTTCAACGGCAGGCAAAAGCGAGGACGGGCGCATGGAGCAAGAACGTTCAGCAGAAACTACAAACCACCTGCCCACTCGGGTACGCAAAGAGGGATGCAAAAACTTCTACTGGAAGGGTTTCACTTCCTGTTGA